A single region of the Rhizobium sp. NLR16a genome encodes:
- a CDS encoding extracellular solute-binding protein — translation MTLRVSRRNFVAGSAALLSLSALGTSALAQEKRLRLLWWGSQPRADRTNKVSQLYQTKNPGTSITGEFLGWGDYWPRLATQVAGRNAPDVIQMDYRYIVQYARRGALAPLESYMPAKLDLGDFDKAQIEGGSVDGHLYGVSLGANSAATVLNTTAFKEAGVDLPTQATTWEEFGRMGAEITKAGKRKGMFGIADGSGGEPLFENWLRQRGKALYTADGKIGFDVDDASEWYDMWAKFRASGACVPADIQALDKNDIETNTVSLGKAAAGFAHSNQFVAYQAMNKDKLALTNYMRIKPDSKGGHYRKPSMFFSVSAQSKSVDLAVDYVNFFVKNPEAAVLLDVERGIPESAAMREVVAAKLDENGKVPLEYVSGLGDLAGKLPPPPPAGAGEGELMLRNIAEQVGFGQLSPADGGKQLVDEITQILARG, via the coding sequence ATGACTCTACGTGTAAGCAGGCGTAATTTCGTTGCGGGAAGCGCCGCGCTTCTGTCGCTCTCGGCGCTCGGAACCAGCGCCTTGGCACAGGAAAAGCGCCTGCGTCTCCTGTGGTGGGGCTCGCAGCCGCGCGCCGACCGCACCAACAAGGTATCGCAGCTCTATCAGACCAAGAATCCGGGGACGTCGATCACCGGCGAGTTCCTGGGCTGGGGCGACTACTGGCCGCGCCTTGCGACCCAGGTCGCGGGCCGCAACGCGCCGGACGTCATCCAGATGGATTACCGTTACATCGTCCAATATGCACGGCGCGGCGCGCTCGCCCCGCTTGAATCCTATATGCCTGCCAAGCTCGATCTCGGGGATTTCGACAAGGCGCAAATTGAAGGCGGCAGCGTCGACGGCCATCTCTACGGCGTCAGCCTGGGCGCGAACTCGGCTGCGACGGTGCTGAACACCACTGCCTTCAAGGAGGCCGGCGTCGATCTGCCGACCCAGGCGACCACCTGGGAGGAATTTGGTCGCATGGGTGCTGAGATTACCAAGGCAGGCAAGCGCAAGGGCATGTTCGGCATCGCCGACGGCAGCGGCGGCGAACCACTGTTCGAAAACTGGCTGCGCCAGCGCGGCAAGGCGCTTTATACCGCCGACGGCAAGATCGGATTCGACGTGGATGACGCCTCGGAATGGTACGACATGTGGGCCAAGTTCCGTGCGTCCGGCGCCTGCGTTCCGGCAGATATCCAGGCTCTCGACAAAAACGATATCGAAACCAACACGGTGTCGCTTGGCAAGGCTGCGGCCGGTTTTGCCCATTCCAACCAGTTCGTCGCCTATCAGGCAATGAACAAGGATAAGCTGGCACTGACCAACTACATGCGCATCAAGCCGGATTCGAAGGGCGGCCACTATCGCAAGCCGTCGATGTTCTTCTCGGTTTCGGCCCAGTCGAAATCCGTGGACCTGGCGGTCGATTACGTCAATTTCTTCGTCAAGAATCCCGAGGCAGCGGTTCTGCTCGACGTCGAACGCGGCATCCCGGAATCCGCTGCCATGCGCGAGGTCGTAGCAGCTAAGCTCGACGAGAATGGCAAGGTCCCGCTGGAATATGTCAGCGGCCTTGGCGACCTCGCCGGCAAATTGCCGCCGCCCCCGCCGGCCGGTGCCGGTGAAGGCGAACTCATGCTGCGCAACATCGCCGAACAGGTCGGGTTCGGGCAGTTATCTCCCGCCGATGGCGGCAAACAACTTGTTGATGAAATCACGCAGATTCTCGCACGAGGCTGA
- a CDS encoding TetR/AcrR family transcriptional regulator — translation MNDSGGNNGKKQARRPSMERTAQRDPERTRAAILDAATREFAENGMGGARVDAIAERAGTNKRMLYHYFGDKEQLYLKVLEEAYVGIRTAERALHIGDRSPEEGIGELALFTWRYFLEHPEFLSLLGTENLHRARWLRQSVRLKELHSHLIGELSQVLEQGKKQGVFIETADPLHVYLTIASLGYFYLSNQYTLSTIFGRDLIEPANLSAWERHIVHVTLASIKR, via the coding sequence ATGAACGATAGCGGGGGAAATAACGGAAAGAAGCAAGCCCGGCGACCGTCGATGGAACGGACGGCCCAACGCGATCCGGAGCGGACACGCGCGGCAATCCTCGATGCGGCAACCCGGGAATTCGCCGAAAACGGCATGGGCGGCGCCCGCGTCGACGCCATCGCCGAACGGGCCGGCACCAACAAGCGCATGCTCTACCACTATTTCGGCGACAAGGAGCAGCTCTACCTCAAGGTGCTCGAAGAGGCCTATGTCGGCATCCGCACGGCCGAACGCGCGCTGCATATCGGCGACCGCAGCCCCGAGGAAGGCATCGGCGAACTGGCGCTCTTCACCTGGCGTTATTTCCTCGAGCACCCCGAATTCCTGAGCCTGCTCGGCACCGAAAACCTGCATCGCGCCCGGTGGCTGCGCCAGTCCGTCCGGCTCAAGGAGCTGCATTCGCATCTGATCGGCGAGCTGTCGCAGGTGCTCGAGCAGGGCAAGAAACAGGGTGTCTTCATCGAGACCGCCGATCCCCTGCACGTCTATCTGACGATCGCCTCGCTCGGCTATTTCTATCTTTCCAACCAGTACACGCTTTCGACGATCTTCGGCCGCGACCTGATCGAGCCGGCCAATCTCAGTGCCTGGGAAAGGCATATCGTCCACGTCACCCTCGCCTCGATCAAGCGCTGA
- a CDS encoding Gfo/Idh/MocA family oxidoreductase: protein MARLGIILHGVTGRMGYNQHLVRSILAFRDQGGITLKSGEKLEIDPIIVGRNGAKMEELAKKHTIKRWSTDLDAALANPDDTIFFDAGTTLMRAELLSKALDAGKHVYCEKPISDDLQVAIDLARKARRSGLKHGVVQDKLFLPGLRKLALLKDSGFFGKILSVRGEFGYWVFEGDWGVPAQRPSWNYRKADGGGIILDMLCHWRYVLDNLFGEVKAVSCLGATHIPRRIDEQGKPYDCDTDDAAYATFELDGGAIAQINSSWAVRVRRDDLVTFQVDGTHGSAVAGLTKCWSQHRVNTPKPVWNPDQPQTIDFYKTWDEVPDTQAFDNGFKAQWEMFIRHVVEDAPWPYGLEAGAKGVQLAELGLKSWAERRWLDVPALEF from the coding sequence ATGGCACGCTTGGGGATCATCTTGCACGGCGTCACCGGCCGCATGGGTTACAACCAGCACCTGGTGCGCTCTATCCTGGCCTTCCGCGACCAGGGCGGCATCACGCTGAAATCGGGCGAGAAACTCGAGATCGACCCGATCATCGTCGGCCGCAACGGCGCCAAGATGGAAGAGCTGGCGAAAAAGCACACCATCAAGCGCTGGTCGACCGATCTCGATGCTGCGCTGGCCAATCCCGACGACACGATCTTCTTCGATGCCGGCACGACGCTGATGCGCGCCGAGCTTCTGTCCAAGGCGCTCGACGCCGGCAAGCACGTCTATTGCGAAAAGCCGATTTCCGACGATCTGCAGGTTGCGATCGATCTCGCCCGCAAGGCACGGCGCTCCGGCCTCAAGCACGGCGTCGTGCAGGACAAGCTCTTCCTGCCCGGCCTGCGAAAGCTGGCGCTGCTGAAGGATTCCGGCTTCTTCGGCAAGATCCTCTCGGTGCGCGGCGAATTCGGCTACTGGGTCTTCGAAGGCGATTGGGGCGTGCCCGCCCAGCGCCCTTCCTGGAACTACCGCAAGGCCGACGGCGGCGGCATCATCCTCGATATGCTCTGCCACTGGCGCTACGTGCTGGACAACCTGTTCGGCGAGGTCAAGGCCGTCTCCTGCCTCGGCGCCACGCATATTCCGCGGCGCATCGACGAGCAGGGCAAGCCGTATGATTGCGACACCGACGATGCGGCCTATGCGACCTTCGAGCTCGACGGCGGGGCGATCGCCCAGATCAACTCCTCCTGGGCCGTTCGCGTGCGCCGCGACGACCTCGTCACCTTCCAGGTCGACGGCACGCATGGCTCGGCCGTCGCCGGCCTGACGAAATGCTGGAGCCAGCACCGTGTCAACACGCCGAAGCCGGTCTGGAATCCCGACCAGCCGCAGACGATCGACTTCTACAAGACCTGGGATGAGGTTCCGGATACCCAGGCCTTCGACAATGGTTTCAAGGCGCAGTGGGAAATGTTCATCCGCCACGTGGTCGAAGACGCGCCGTGGCCCTACGGGCTGGAAGCCGGCGCCAAGGGCGTGCAGCTCGCCGAACTCGGGCTGAAATCCTGGGCCGAGCGCCGCTGGCTCGACGTCCCCGCACTGGAGTTCTGA
- a CDS encoding dihydrodipicolinate synthase family protein: MSTINLPLDGKIVPYALAGTPIELKKRDAKSFPRIAFAAAHVVADPLADNDPWLTPAIDWERTLAFRHRLWDLGLGVAEAMDTAQRGMGLGWPEARDLIRRALAEAAGRKDALIACGAGTDHLSPGPDVTIDTIIRAYEEQIETVEAAGGRIILMASRALAVAAKGPDDYIRVYDRILRQVKEPVIIHWLGEMFDPALEGYWGNGDHLKAMETCLQVIEANAAKVDGIKISLLSKEKEVTMRRQLPRSVRMYTGDDFNYAELIAGDEEGHSDALLGIFDAIAPAASAALDALGRKSNHEFFDLLEPTVPLSRHIFKTPTRFYKTGVVFLAYLNGLQDHFVMVGGQQSTRSLAHLAELFRLADKARVLADPELAASRMRQVLAVHGVN; the protein is encoded by the coding sequence GTGAGCACGATCAACCTTCCCCTCGACGGCAAGATCGTTCCCTACGCGCTCGCCGGCACGCCGATCGAACTCAAAAAACGCGATGCCAAGAGCTTTCCGCGCATCGCCTTTGCCGCTGCCCATGTGGTCGCCGATCCGCTTGCCGACAACGATCCCTGGCTGACGCCGGCGATCGATTGGGAGCGGACGCTCGCCTTCCGGCACCGGCTCTGGGATCTCGGCCTCGGCGTCGCCGAAGCGATGGATACGGCACAGCGCGGCATGGGCCTCGGCTGGCCGGAAGCCCGCGACCTCATCCGCCGGGCGCTTGCCGAGGCGGCCGGCCGCAAGGACGCGCTGATCGCCTGCGGCGCCGGCACCGATCATCTGTCACCCGGTCCGGACGTGACCATCGACACGATCATCAGGGCCTATGAAGAGCAGATCGAAACGGTGGAGGCGGCCGGCGGCCGCATCATCCTGATGGCAAGTCGGGCGCTTGCCGTCGCGGCCAAGGGGCCGGACGACTATATCAGGGTCTATGACCGCATCCTTCGCCAGGTCAAGGAACCCGTCATCATCCACTGGCTGGGAGAAATGTTCGACCCGGCGCTCGAGGGATACTGGGGCAATGGCGATCACCTGAAGGCAATGGAAACGTGTCTGCAGGTGATCGAAGCCAATGCTGCAAAGGTCGACGGCATCAAGATCTCGCTGCTTTCCAAGGAGAAGGAAGTGACCATGCGCCGGCAACTGCCGAGATCCGTGCGCATGTATACCGGCGACGATTTCAACTATGCGGAATTGATCGCCGGCGACGAAGAGGGCCATTCCGACGCGCTGCTCGGCATTTTCGACGCCATCGCCCCGGCAGCTTCGGCTGCGCTCGACGCGCTCGGCCGCAAGAGCAACCACGAATTCTTCGACCTTCTCGAGCCGACCGTTCCGCTATCGCGCCACATCTTCAAGACGCCGACCCGCTTCTACAAGACCGGCGTCGTCTTCCTCGCCTATCTCAACGGTCTGCAAGATCATTTCGTCATGGTCGGCGGCCAGCAGAGCACCCGCTCGCTGGCGCATCTGGCCGAACTCTTCCGACTGGCCGACAAGGCGCGGGTTCTTGCTGATCCCGAACTCGCCGCAAGCCGCATGCGCCAGGTGCTCGCGGTCCACGGCGTCAACTGA
- a CDS encoding sugar phosphate isomerase/epimerase family protein, with product MQVEGLSINLATIREQCGFAEAVDTCLNHGITSIAPWRDQVAKVGLDEAVRIVKSNGIKLTGLCRGGFFPAANEADWQKNLDDNRRAIDEAAAFSADCLVLVVGGLPGASKDIVAARQMVLDGIAAVLPHAQAAGVKLAIEPLHPMYAADRACVNTLGQALDMCEPLGEDVGVAIDVYHVWWDPDLANQIARAGRMNRIFAHHICDWLAPTKDMLLDRGMMGDGVIDLKGIRRMIEAAGFFGAQEVEIFSAENWWKRPADEVIATCVERFRSCCQM from the coding sequence ATGCAGGTCGAAGGACTTTCGATCAATCTGGCGACGATCCGTGAGCAATGCGGCTTTGCCGAAGCCGTCGATACCTGCCTGAATCACGGCATCACCTCGATCGCGCCCTGGCGCGACCAGGTCGCCAAGGTCGGCCTCGACGAGGCGGTGCGGATCGTTAAATCGAACGGTATCAAGCTGACCGGCCTTTGCCGCGGCGGCTTCTTTCCGGCGGCAAACGAGGCCGACTGGCAGAAGAATCTCGACGACAACAGACGGGCCATCGACGAGGCGGCCGCCTTTTCCGCCGATTGCCTCGTGCTCGTCGTCGGTGGTTTGCCGGGTGCATCGAAAGATATCGTCGCGGCTCGTCAGATGGTACTCGACGGCATTGCCGCCGTGCTGCCGCATGCGCAGGCTGCCGGCGTGAAACTTGCAATCGAGCCGCTGCACCCGATGTATGCCGCCGACCGGGCCTGCGTGAACACGCTCGGCCAGGCGCTCGACATGTGCGAGCCGCTCGGCGAGGATGTCGGCGTGGCGATTGACGTCTACCATGTCTGGTGGGATCCCGATCTTGCCAACCAGATTGCTCGCGCCGGACGCATGAACCGTATCTTCGCCCATCACATCTGCGACTGGCTGGCGCCGACGAAGGACATGCTGCTTGACCGCGGCATGATGGGCGATGGCGTCATCGACCTGAAGGGCATAAGACGGATGATCGAAGCCGCCGGTTTCTTCGGCGCACAGGAAGTGGAGATCTTCTCGGCCGAAAACTGGTGGAAGCGTCCGGCCGACGAGGTGATCGCCACCTGCGTCGAGCGGTTCCGGAGCTGCTGCCAGATGTGA
- a CDS encoding Gfo/Idh/MocA family oxidoreductase, which produces MEKRRFALIGTGNRGTTMWGKDLLAGWREHVDLTAIVEKNALRGERARNMIGSNAPLYDNIESMLAEQKPDLAIVCTPDHTHDDIIVRALESGIDVITEKPMTTSIEKIRRILDAEKRSGRRVDVSFNYRYAPTAAKIKELLNAGEIGRVTSVDFHWYLNTKHGADYFRRWHAYTENSGSLFVHKATHHFDLLNWYLDSDPEAVTSFADLQNYGRRGPFRGPRCKLCPHAQECDYYLDIEKDPFLDQLYEDPSKIDGYFRDGCVFREDIDIPDTMVVSIRYRNNVHVSYSLNTFQPIEGHHLAFNGIKGRIELRQYEAQPWEVPKEDTILLIRNFPNGKEAVERIVVPHFTGGHYGGDDRMRNMIFKPGMEDRLGQRAGTRAGAMSVLCGIAALTSSRTDKVVDIAELMPELANDGSPNSLRSPR; this is translated from the coding sequence ATGGAGAAACGCCGTTTTGCCCTGATCGGCACCGGTAACCGTGGCACCACCATGTGGGGCAAAGACCTGCTTGCCGGCTGGCGCGAACATGTCGATCTCACAGCCATCGTCGAAAAGAACGCGCTACGCGGCGAGCGCGCCCGCAACATGATCGGCAGCAATGCGCCGCTCTATGACAACATCGAATCCATGCTCGCCGAGCAGAAGCCGGATCTTGCCATCGTCTGCACGCCCGACCATACGCATGACGATATCATCGTGCGGGCGCTGGAATCCGGCATCGATGTCATCACCGAAAAGCCGATGACCACTTCGATCGAGAAAATTCGCCGGATTCTCGACGCCGAAAAACGCTCCGGCCGCCGGGTCGACGTCTCCTTCAACTATCGCTATGCGCCGACAGCCGCGAAGATCAAAGAGCTCCTGAACGCCGGTGAGATCGGCCGCGTGACCTCGGTTGATTTTCACTGGTACCTCAACACCAAGCACGGCGCTGATTATTTCCGCCGCTGGCATGCCTATACGGAAAATTCCGGCAGCCTGTTCGTCCACAAGGCCACCCACCATTTCGATCTGCTGAACTGGTATCTCGACAGCGATCCGGAAGCCGTCACCTCGTTTGCCGACCTGCAGAACTACGGCCGCAGGGGCCCGTTCCGCGGCCCCCGCTGCAAGCTCTGTCCGCACGCGCAGGAATGCGACTATTATCTCGATATCGAAAAGGATCCCTTTCTCGATCAGCTTTACGAGGATCCTTCGAAGATCGACGGCTATTTCCGAGACGGCTGCGTCTTCCGCGAAGATATCGACATTCCCGACACGATGGTCGTGTCCATCCGCTACCGCAACAACGTCCATGTCTCCTATTCGCTGAACACCTTCCAGCCGATCGAAGGCCATCACCTCGCCTTCAACGGTATCAAGGGACGTATCGAGCTTCGCCAGTATGAGGCTCAGCCCTGGGAGGTGCCGAAGGAAGACACGATCCTTCTCATTCGCAATTTCCCGAATGGGAAGGAGGCGGTGGAGCGCATCGTCGTGCCGCATTTCACCGGCGGCCATTACGGCGGCGACGATCGGATGCGCAACATGATCTTCAAGCCCGGCATGGAAGATCGGCTCGGCCAGCGCGCCGGCACACGGGCGGGCGCCATGTCCGTGCTCTGCGGCATTGCGGCGCTGACGAGCTCGCGCACCGACAAGGTGGTCGATATCGCCGAGTTGATGCCCGAGCTTGCCAATGACGGCTCGCCCAATTCCTTGAGATCACCACGCTGA
- a CDS encoding hydroxyacid dehydrogenase, translating into MSRPAIVLAMEPSRTEHVLPDEILRRLDAIGRLLDPEPLQRLDDARARRLLSRAEILITGWGAPCVGPEIPAVAPRLRLVVHAAGTVKGIIDDAIFEAGIAVSHAAEANAVPVAEFTLAAILFAGKRAFRFRELYVGDRNRDRTYPMQREAIGNYGRTLGIVGASRIGRRVIELLKPFDYRLLLFDPMLDAAEAAGLGAEKVDLDELMRQADIVSLHAPSLPSTQHMIDARRLSLMKDGATLINTARGILIDEAALLSELKTGRIDAVIDVTDPEIPEVGSAFYDLPNVFLTPHIAGAIGLERARLGAMAADEVERFTTGRPLLYQISRQDLENIA; encoded by the coding sequence ATGAGCCGACCGGCCATCGTCCTTGCCATGGAGCCGTCCCGCACGGAGCATGTCCTGCCCGATGAGATCCTGCGCCGGCTCGATGCGATCGGCCGCCTGCTTGATCCCGAGCCGCTGCAGCGGCTGGACGACGCGCGGGCGAGACGCCTGCTTTCCCGAGCGGAAATCCTGATCACCGGCTGGGGTGCGCCCTGTGTCGGGCCTGAGATCCCTGCTGTCGCGCCGCGGCTGCGCCTCGTCGTCCATGCGGCCGGTACGGTCAAGGGCATCATCGATGACGCCATCTTCGAAGCCGGCATCGCGGTCAGCCACGCGGCCGAGGCCAATGCCGTGCCGGTTGCCGAATTCACGCTCGCCGCGATCCTTTTTGCCGGCAAACGCGCCTTCCGCTTCCGCGAGCTTTACGTCGGCGACCGCAATCGCGATCGGACTTATCCGATGCAGCGCGAAGCGATCGGCAATTATGGCCGAACCCTCGGCATCGTCGGCGCCTCGCGCATCGGCAGGCGGGTGATCGAACTCCTGAAACCTTTCGACTACAGGCTGCTGCTGTTCGATCCCATGCTCGATGCCGCCGAAGCAGCCGGTCTCGGAGCTGAAAAGGTCGATCTCGACGAATTGATGCGGCAAGCCGATATTGTTTCCCTGCACGCGCCGTCGCTGCCGTCGACGCAGCATATGATCGATGCGCGAAGACTGTCGCTGATGAAGGACGGGGCAACGCTGATCAACACCGCGCGCGGAATCCTCATTGATGAGGCAGCCCTGCTTTCGGAGCTGAAGACCGGCCGCATCGACGCGGTGATCGACGTCACCGATCCGGAAATTCCGGAAGTGGGTTCGGCATTCTACGATCTGCCCAATGTCTTCCTGACGCCGCACATCGCCGGCGCCATCGGCCTGGAACGGGCGCGTCTCGGTGCGATGGCGGCGGACGAGGTCGAGCGTTTTACAACGGGCCGGCCGCTGCTCTACCAGATCAGCCGGCAGGATCTCGAAAATATCGCCTGA
- a CDS encoding DUF2264 domain-containing protein — MTYDPASANPLAGNPLESRADMSRALLALFDPLLPCFSKGNARVRLSGLAAHFDRAAADLEGFARPLWGLAPFGAGGGEFAHWHRFAEGLANGTDPAHPEYWGTVNGRDQRMVELAALGFALALVPEKIWEPLDARARGNVVAYLKHARQFDYADNNWKFFRIFVDIALDRLGVDFDRSLTRQYLQELEGFYIGDGWYRDGNVRRIDHYIPFAMHFYGLIYSKLVDDDYAKRYRERAIFFARDFRHWFAADGATIPFGRSLTYRFACAGFWSALAFADLEALPWGEVKHLCLQHLRWWRDKPIADRDGVLSIGFGYPNLLMSESYNSAGSPYWALKAFLPLAIAGDHPFWTASEKAPEPAPEVVPQRHPGMVLMRAGGDVVALSSGQENLQMRFGTEKYAKFAYSARYGFSVESDERGFALAAFDSMLAFSDDGLHYRVRETNEEARLAGDVLHSRWSPFPDAEVETWLVPAAPWHIRLHRIRSGRPLRIAEGGFATGRRDFEQDRLSASEGAAYAIGEADFTGILDLGSSIKRVGLAQKAQPNTNVIVAKTIVPQLRGQIPAGETILVTAVLALDDPAAVSSAWTQPPKAPDIAALQALVREKGVTVSAIEAPGQMP; from the coding sequence ATGACCTATGATCCCGCCAGCGCCAATCCGCTTGCCGGCAATCCGCTGGAAAGCCGCGCCGATATGAGCCGCGCTCTGCTCGCGCTCTTCGATCCGCTGCTTCCCTGTTTTTCCAAGGGCAATGCCCGCGTCAGGCTCAGTGGTCTCGCCGCCCATTTCGATCGGGCGGCCGCCGATCTCGAGGGTTTCGCCCGCCCGCTCTGGGGATTGGCCCCTTTTGGCGCCGGTGGTGGAGAATTCGCCCATTGGCATCGTTTTGCCGAAGGCCTCGCAAACGGCACCGACCCCGCCCATCCCGAATATTGGGGAACAGTCAACGGCCGGGATCAGCGGATGGTCGAGCTTGCTGCCCTCGGCTTTGCCCTGGCGCTGGTGCCGGAAAAGATCTGGGAGCCGCTTGATGCGCGTGCCCGTGGCAATGTCGTCGCCTATCTCAAACATGCCAGGCAGTTCGACTATGCCGACAACAACTGGAAATTTTTCCGCATCTTCGTTGATATCGCCCTCGATCGTCTCGGCGTTGATTTCGACCGCAGCCTGACGCGGCAATATCTGCAGGAGCTCGAAGGCTTCTATATCGGCGACGGCTGGTATCGCGACGGAAACGTGCGCCGCATCGACCACTACATTCCCTTCGCCATGCATTTTTACGGGCTGATCTATTCGAAGCTCGTCGATGACGATTATGCGAAACGCTATCGCGAGCGCGCCATCTTCTTCGCCCGAGATTTCCGCCACTGGTTTGCCGCCGACGGCGCGACGATCCCCTTCGGCCGCAGCCTGACCTATCGCTTTGCCTGCGCTGGCTTCTGGTCGGCGCTCGCCTTTGCCGATCTCGAGGCTTTGCCCTGGGGCGAGGTCAAGCATCTCTGCCTGCAGCATCTGCGCTGGTGGAGGGACAAGCCGATTGCCGATCGTGACGGCGTTCTGTCGATCGGTTTCGGCTACCCGAACCTGCTGATGTCGGAGAGCTACAACTCCGCCGGCTCGCCCTATTGGGCCTTGAAGGCCTTTCTGCCGCTCGCAATCGCTGGGGATCATCCCTTCTGGACCGCCAGCGAGAAGGCGCCGGAGCCGGCGCCCGAGGTCGTTCCCCAGCGTCATCCCGGCATGGTTCTGATGCGGGCAGGCGGCGATGTCGTGGCGCTGTCTTCTGGCCAGGAAAACCTGCAGATGCGTTTTGGCACTGAGAAATACGCGAAATTCGCATATTCGGCCCGGTACGGCTTCAGCGTCGAGTCCGATGAACGCGGCTTTGCGCTGGCCGCCTTCGATTCGATGCTGGCCTTCAGCGATGACGGCCTGCACTACCGCGTGCGTGAAACGAATGAGGAAGCCCGGCTCGCGGGTGATGTGCTTCATTCGAGATGGTCGCCCTTCCCCGATGCCGAAGTCGAAACCTGGCTCGTGCCCGCCGCCCCCTGGCATATCCGCCTCCACCGGATCAGGTCGGGCCGGCCGCTGCGGATTGCCGAAGGCGGCTTTGCCACCGGCCGCCGCGACTTCGAGCAGGATCGGCTGTCGGCCTCGGAGGGGGCAGCCTATGCGATCGGTGAAGCCGATTTCACCGGCATTCTCGATCTCGGCTCTTCGATCAAACGTGTCGGGCTCGCGCAGAAGGCCCAACCCAACACCAATGTGATCGTCGCCAAGACCATCGTGCCACAACTGCGCGGTCAGATTCCGGCCGGCGAGACCATCCTGGTGACGGCGGTGCTGGCGCTCGACGATCCCGCCGCCGTCTCGTCGGCCTGGACGCAGCCGCCGAAAGCGCCCGATATTGCGGCGCTGCAGGCGCTGGTGCGGGAAAAGGGCGTGACCGTCAGCGCCATCGAAGCACCGGGTCAGATGCCATGA
- a CDS encoding LacI family DNA-binding transcriptional regulator — translation MSDEKVRRLRQADIATLAGVSVSTVSRVLANEPGISETVRRQILKVAAEHGYPVKPAAEAVAGGLALIASDGVTGGLSVFYEAIVDGLRTGAAEAGMPFEIRMVREDRITPDALRDYMQAAGAQGLFLVGIDPNDTLRDWLRATMTPTVLVNGTDPRMQFDGVSPANFFGAYEAASRLTRAGHRRILHLSGSHRHTIRERIRGFEAAISAVPGAEGRFVSLALQGSASREAHERTAAVLAENAGFTAAFCMNDFIAVGVLEAVTEAGLRVPDDFAIVGFDDLPCALMTNPRLSTMRVDRAALGREAVSMMLTRFRNRTAAARHICQAVVPVPGGTVANAENP, via the coding sequence ATGAGCGATGAAAAAGTCAGACGGCTGCGACAGGCCGACATAGCCACATTGGCCGGCGTCTCCGTTTCGACCGTGTCGCGCGTGCTCGCCAACGAACCTGGGATCAGCGAAACCGTCCGGCGGCAGATATTGAAGGTGGCCGCCGAACACGGTTATCCGGTCAAACCTGCTGCCGAAGCCGTTGCCGGCGGGCTGGCGCTGATTGCCAGCGACGGCGTCACCGGCGGGCTCAGCGTCTTCTACGAAGCGATCGTCGACGGCTTGCGTACCGGAGCCGCCGAAGCGGGCATGCCCTTCGAAATTCGCATGGTCCGCGAGGATCGAATCACGCCGGATGCCCTGCGCGACTATATGCAGGCGGCGGGTGCCCAGGGTCTTTTTCTCGTCGGCATCGATCCCAACGACACTCTGCGTGATTGGCTGCGGGCCACCATGACGCCGACCGTGCTTGTCAATGGCACTGATCCCAGGATGCAGTTCGACGGTGTTTCGCCGGCTAATTTCTTTGGGGCCTACGAGGCGGCCAGCCGGCTGACGAGGGCTGGCCATCGCCGTATCCTGCATCTGAGCGGCTCTCACCGCCATACGATTCGGGAGCGCATTCGTGGCTTCGAGGCGGCGATCTCCGCCGTCCCCGGCGCCGAAGGACGATTCGTTTCGCTGGCGCTGCAGGGTAGCGCAAGCCGCGAGGCTCATGAACGCACCGCGGCAGTTCTTGCCGAGAATGCCGGCTTCACCGCGGCGTTCTGCATGAATGATTTCATTGCCGTCGGCGTATTGGAGGCGGTCACCGAAGCCGGCCTGCGAGTGCCGGACGATTTCGCGATTGTCGGCTTTGATGATCTGCCCTGCGCATTGATGACCAATCCGCGGCTTTCCACCATGCGGGTCGATCGGGCTGCCCTCGGGCGCGAGGCTGTGTCGATGATGCTCACCCGGTTCCGCAACCGAACAGCGGCTGCGCGCCACATCTGCCAGGCGGTCGTTCCCGTTCCGGGAGGGACCGTTGCCAATGCCGAGAACCCGTGA